The nucleotide sequence GGCGGGGCTGAGCTGCGCGGCCCGCTCGTAGGCCGTCGCGGCGGCGGTGTGGCCGAGGCGACGACCCGCGCGCGTCGCGGTCCGCTCCAGCTCTTCCGCCACCGCTTCATCCGGTCCGGTGCTCGCCGTGGCCAGATGCCAGGCGCGCCGGTCGGCGTGTTCGGGGCCGCTGAGCGCGCTGGCGAGTGCCTGGTGCAGTGCGAGCCGGTCGGCCAGCGGGGCGCCCTGGTAGGTCGCCGTCCGCACCAGCGGGTGACGGAAGCCGATGGTGCCGTCGGCGACGACGACCAGCCCGGCGAGTTCGGCCGGGCGCAGGTCGGCGACCGTGGCACCGAACACCGCGGCGGCGGGCAGTACCGTCGCGAGGTCACCGGTGTCCTCCGCGGCAGCGACCAGCAGCAGCCACCGCGTGGCGTCGGGAAGGCGGTCCAGCTGGGCAGTGAAGGTCGCTCGTAGCTTGTCCGTCAGCGGCAGGTGCGTGTCCAGGGCGGAGCCCGCGTCACCGAGGGCGGCGGGAAGCTCGATCAGCGCCAGCGGGTTTCCCGCGGCTTCGGCCAGCAGCCGGTAGCGCAGTTGCGGGGTCAGGTCGTCCGCGTGCTCGGCGAGCAGCGCGGTGGCGGCCGAGGCGTCCAGACCGGTCAGTTCAAGCTCCGGCAGGCCTTGCGCGGAAAAGCGCGACCGCGCGCCGAAGACCAGCAGTACGCCCTCCTCGGCCAGCCTGCGGGCAGCGAACATCAAGGTCTCTACCGTGGCACGGTCCAGCCATTGGGCGTCGTCGACGAGGCACACCAAGGGTTCGTCCTCGGCGAGACAGGCGAGCAGCGACAGCACCGCCAGCCCGATCAGGAACTGGTCGCCGCCGCCGGCCGGGGCAAGGCCCAAGGCGCTGCGCAGCGCCACCGCCTGCGCCTCCGGAAGCGCGTCGAGGTGCCGCAACGCCGGCCGCAGCAGCAGCTGCAGGCCGGCGAAGGGCAGTTCGGCCTCGAACTCCACACCGCTGCCGCGGAGCACTCGCGCGCCTTCGGACGTCGCTGTCTTCGCCACGTAGTCCAGCAGCGTGGTCTTGCCGATTCCGGGCTCACCCACCACCACGAGCGCCCCGCTGTGCCCGGCCATCACGGCCGCCAGCAGCTCGTCGAGGGCGCGGCGTTCGGTGTCCCGGCCGTGCAGCATGTCGCGAACCCTACTTATGCCGGTCGGCCGCTCCTGCCGGAAGTACCTATTCGTGACCGATTCCTCGGTCGCTGACCTTGCCTAACGTTCTCATCAGCAAGAACGAGCAAACACCGACCACGGCAAGGAGCACTCAAGTGAGCGACCTCGGCGAACTCGTCAACGACTACCTCGCGATCTGGAACGAGACCGACCCGGCCGCGCGCCGCGCCAAGATCGACACGGTGTGGGCCGAGGAATGCAGCTACATCGACCCGATGGCGGAAGCGCACGGTCGCGACCAGCTCGACGCCACGATCGGCGCGGTCCAAGCCCAGTTCCCCGGCTTCGTGTTCACCCTGGGCGAGGTCCTCGACATCCATCACGAGCAGGCCCGGTTCACCTGGGAGCTCGGGGCGGAGGGCGCCGAGGCCATGGTGGTCGGCTTCGACGTCGCGGTCTTCGAAAACGGGCGCATCCGCGACGTCTACGGCTTTCTCGACAAGATCCCCACACCTTGATCCCGGCCATGCCGGGCAGAGCTTTCCCACTTCGTGATCACCACAGCGCGACTACTCACCATCGGACAGAGGAGAACGAGATGACCGCCCCCACCGCAACCGTTCCGGCCACCCACGCCACGACCACGCCCGCCACCACGATCCTGCGCCGGGTACTCGTCCTGGACGCGCTCGTGACCGGCGGCAACGGCTTGATCTACCTGGTCGCGTCCGGCCCCGTCGCCGGACTTCTCGGCACCGGCGCCGGCCTGCTGCTCGGCATCGGCACCTTCCTGACGGCCTACGGACTCGCGGTCGGTGTGCTGGCCGCCCAACGGAAACCGTCGGTGTCGATGACGAAGCTGGTGATCGGCGCGAACCTGCTGTGGGCACTGGCCAGTATCGGAGTCGCCGCGTTCGGTGTCCTCGGCACGAACGTGATCGGCACGACCTGGACGGTGTTGCAAGCCGGTACCGTCGCCGGATTCGCCGCCCTGCAGATGTGGGGACTGCGGAAACTGCGCACCCACCACTGACCTACGGCACCACGCCGAGGACCGGGATCTCCCGTCCTCGGCGTTCGCCATGCCCTTGACCGCTCCTGACCCGGCCGTACTCCAGTGTCGCTTCGTGAGCGGACGCCTTGGCTACGAGTACGACGACGAAATCGACATCAGGCGTTTCACTCCACCTTCTTGTGCGCCAACTCGGTCGTCACGTCGTCGACCTTCCGTTCGAGGCGCGAATCGTTCCCGAGCAAGGCGAGCACCTCGTCGTCGTCCAGTTCCAGAAGTTTCTCTGCGCGAACGGTGCGCAAGGCCTCCACCTCGCCCAAGGTGCCAGTCTCAAATCGGCCGGCATGCAAGCGTAGACAACGTTCGACAAGCGTCGTTTGAGGGCGCGCTTTGCTTCCATCGACGTTGTAGGCTCGCCGCTCGCGACATGTCGATCTTGGGTGACCTGGGAGTTTTCGGTTGTCTCACGGCGAGGTCACCATGATCAGTCTCGAACTCTTGGCATTTCCTCGACCGTGCGAGCCAGCGGCTGCGGCGACCGGGCAGCGTGGGCTGGTCCAACTTCCTGTCTGAAGGCCCTCATCGCGGCATGAGCGGATGGTCGTCGAGGACGCCGGCGGGGTGGCACCCCTCCGGCCGTGGACGCCGACGGTGGCTGGTTTCAGACGTCGAGTGAATGGGCCGGGGTCACCTCTTGGAAGTGGACGATGACGTCGAACCATTCGGCGAGCGAACCACCGGAGAGGTGGCGGACAGCATCCTCGGCGGGGTTGTAGGCAGGGCCGACCAATCGGGTCTTCGCCGGTCGGTTCAGCCACTCCCGGACCGGGTCCGGGCTCGGGGCATGCAGATCCAGCAGATAGGCGTCCATATCGGTACTTCCCAGCGTGGCATCGACGAAATCGGCCGGCGGCGCGGGGACGGCGTAGGACGCCGACCCGTGATGGAAGGTCAGCCCCACCGAGCGGTGATCGGAGCCGAAATGCTCCCTGAGGTAACTGCCCGCACTGCGATCGACGTCCTCTGGCGTTTCAGCGGAGAGGGCCCGCGTCCTACCGTTCACCATATGCGCCATGCCACCCCAGTAAACGATCTTATGCCCGGTGTGTTCGTGCCAGCGGATCGTGTTGTCGGCGAGCAGCCGTTCGATGTCGCCCAGATTGTCGGGCAGAGGGGCCACACGACGTGAAATCCCCGCCACGTTGGCGATGCGGACCGGGTCGGCCGGGTTCTGCTCGTTGTGGCGACGCATCCAGCCGACGACATCAAGGAGTTCCCTGGTTCGCCAGAATGACCTGGCGCCGGCCAGCAACGCTCGAGGGTCACCGATTCCGGTTCGCACGTACTCGTCAAGCGCGATGCTCGTGATGTCGTCGCCTTCGAGCACAAGAGAACGAAATTCCAGTGCCTCGACAAGAAATCTGAATATCCGCTGGGAAACAGCGGAAAGCTCGTACGTGTCGCGGGCCGAAGCGCCGAGCGTGACCAGATTCGCGTCACGCACCATGTTGCGCAGTGGCGCCAGATCGGCGAGTGGTCCTTCGGGATCGAAGGTGACCAGGGGATGCGCGTACTGGTGGATCCACCGCGACGGCGCGTCGGTCCTCGATGTCGTCATAGGACCAGTCTCATACCTGCACTTTGGTAGAGGTCCAGTCAAAATCGTCGCCAGTGGGACAGGTCTCATCGCCGGCCACGAGGAGCGCCGTTCGCACATCGGCAGGACAGTGCATGAGGTGTCAAGGTTGCGGACGCCGTGTATGCCGCCAGGATGCAGTTCGGGTGCCGGTCGACGTTCTTGCGGGCTCGGTCGTAGCGCATGGTCGTGCGTGGGTCGGCGTGCGGGGCCGCGATCTGAACGTCTGGGAGGTCGACGCTCGCAGCCGTCGTGTTGCGCAGTGCCCGTCCGCGCGCACACCTCGCCGGTTGAGGAGTATCGGGCCATGGTCGCGTTCACCGACGGCACGGTCGATAGCCCGCCCGACCGCCGGCGGCGTTATCCAAGTTGTCCTGGGCATGGGCTCGTTCGAGCCGATGCTGACTGCTGCCGTGTGGCCACCGACCACACGAATTCCTCAGTGTGGCAGCGCACTGTGGCCCACAGGTTCGGCCGACCGGAGCCGCGAGAGGTCACGAGACAGATGAGATCTTCTGAGCCGTCGATTGCGAAGAATCCAGGCGCGATCCGCCCGACGTCCATAAGTCAGCTGTACATGGAAATAGTTGATGTACTCGGCGACGGCCAGAATCCACAACGCCGCGCCCAGCCAGAAACGACCAAGAGATCCCGACTGTGCCTCCACCACGATCGGAACGACACCGATCGCGATCAGCGCCACGTTTACCGGCGCCAGCACCCGCAGCACTCGAACGACGATGGTGAGGGCCACACGGTGACCTTCGAGTTGGCGGCGTTTACCCATCCAGTAGACGCTGCCCTGAACCAGCATCATCGCGGTGAGCAGGAATCCTGCCACGTTCGCGGCCGTCGCAGGCACCCCTGCCAGCATGAAAAAGACGACGAAGAACACCACGACACTTACCATCTCGCCAACCGCCAGGCTCACCATCCGCCGGCTCAGCTGCCGCCTCATGGTCACGCTCCTCAGTCCACGTAGGGTCGGCCCATGCTACGGAGGTATCTCCCTGAGCCGGCGGATGTCCCGTCAAGAGAACCGGCCACACCGTGTTCTCTGTGTGACACCGCCGGCGAGCACGCTACTTGAGTGGCGACCGGGACCAGGAAATCATCTGAGCTGAGGCGCGTCGCAGACTCCCACGCAAACGGTCCAGCGGGCATGAAGGATAGGCAATCCCAGTTTTCGTGGCACCAGCGCCATTTCAGTGCCAACATCCTGGGGAAAGTGTCATCAATTCTGGGACCCCGCAGCGCCAGCCGTGGTTGGCGCCGATCATCGGAAGTCCCGCGATGGGGCCGGTGGTCATGGACAGGTCCAGGCGTTCGAGCTTGTCAGCGACGAGTGTTATCACACCGTCGGCGGCCTGGACCTGGCCGCGGATCAGCAACGCCGCGCTGGCCCGGGCCACGACTTTGTGTCGTGCCCACAATGCACTCCTCGCCGAGATCGCGCGGTTATGCCAGATCTGGGGTGGCGCCGGAAATCCCCTACTGCCTGTGCGCAAGGGGAAGATCGTCGGATCCTCGACACCGAGCCGATTGACGGCGTTGGCGGTCTGCAGGACGTGGCCGTGGAACCACCTTTCCGAGTCGAGGCACTGCACCCTTGGGACTGTCCCGTCCCGATGATCGCAGCACACGAACCGCGTGATCAGTGGCGGCCGATTGAGGTCTGCGACCTCGACCCAGCAGATCCATGGGCGCCGACATCCCACAGCCCCGGCTTGTTCAGCGCTCGGCAGGGCCGCTGGCTGGGCGAAGTCGCCGCGATCGAGGCCACCATGGCTGCAGCGGCCCAGAAGCTTGGAGCCATGCGCGCCGCACGCAACCCGACCGTCCACCCCGGATTACCCGAATCCACTCCTCGGCCGGACGGTCGAGCGTGGCAGAGGCCCGCGCCCGGGATCGACCCTGGTCAGCAGCGGGTTCGAATTGGGGGCAGGTGAATTGAGGTCGGGAATATGTCGGGCACGATCGGGCAGGAATTCGCGCTCGAAGCGCCGCTGCAGGCATCGTTGCCGACCGACGAGTTCGACAGCACGCTGACCACGACACCGCAGGCCGATAGCTATGCGCGCGGCGCGGCTGATCGGGCAAACGCTCGAGGCCGGGGCGTCTCGCCGGACGTGGTAGGCCCGCAACCACGCCGCAGCAGCCGGAGACACCAGCGCGGAGATCAGCCTTGTCCGGAGTGGGCATCGCCAGGTACGTGAACGGCGGGGCTGGGTGATTCAGGTCACGTATCGTTTGGCGGGTATCTGATTGGCGTTGACCTAAGGGGAGGCGTCCACCCTGGGTGCATGACCGAGATGAATTACGGGCACCAGACCAATTCGCCTTGGACCGGTATGGTGCCGGTCGAGGACACGGCGCTGGCTGTGACCGACACTGGCGGAACCGGTACTCCGGTGATTTACCTCAATGGCTCGTATGCCGATCAGAAGCATTGGCGGCGCGTCATCGCCGACTTGGGTCCGGGCTGGCGGCACATCACCTACGACGAGCGTGCCCGCGGCCGGTCGCGGCGTTCGGCGGACTATTCCTTCGAGGCGTGTGTTCGCGATGTCAGTGCCGTTCTCGCGGCGCGGGGGGTGGTCCGGCCGGTACTGGTGGGTTGGTCTTATGGTGCGGTGGTGGGGGTGCACTGGGCGAGCCGGAACCCGGACCGCGCGTTGGGCGTGGTCCCGGCCGACGGCGCGTACCCGTACGACCTGTTCGACGGTGGCCGCATGACCCGGGATGAGGTCCGCCGCCTGTTCCGCCGGATGCGCTGGGCGTTTCCGGTGGCCCGTCGGCTGGGTTTGGCCGCGCGGATGTCCGCCGACCAGCACGCCGAGGTCAACATCGAACTCAACGAGGTCGTCGCCGAGATCAAGGCTGTGCTGGACGACCTCACCGTGCCGGTGCGCTGGGTGGTCGCCTCGGGCGGGAACCTCGGTGGTGACGCCGAGGAGATGGCAGAACAACGGGCCAACCTCGGCCCGGTGCTCGCCCGTAATCCGAACATCAAGGTGAGCGCGACCGTCTCCAGCAACCATTCGAAGCTCCTGAGCAAGGACTTCCGCGCCATCGCCAACGCCGTGCGCGAGGTCGCCGCCGTCGGCAGGGGGAGCCGTTGAGGCCGTGACGAGCGGTTTGACGATCGGTCAGGCGGCGGCCTTCGCCGGTGTCACGGTGAAGACCGTGCGGCACTATCACCGGCTCGGCCTGATCGAGGAACCCCTTCGCGACAGTCTCGGTTATCGACGTTACGGCTCGACCGACGTGCTGCGGCTGGTCCAGGTCCGAACACTGGCCGAAGCCGGCGTGCCACTGGCCGAAATCGACACCATGCTCGGCGCCGATCCGCACCAGTTCGCCACCCACCTGGCCGAGGTCAAACAACAGCTGACCGATCGGATCCAGGACCTGGTCGCGCGCCGTGACATGGTGGACCGGCTCGCCGCCGGGAACCGGCTCCTGTTGCCCGACCGCGCGTGCGCGTTGCTGGACCGCGCAGCCCACCTCGGCTTCCCCCCGGACTACCTCGCGCAGTCCCGAGAGAGCCTGGTGCTGGCCAAGGCGCTGGTCCCATGGGACTTCGACGACTTCCTTACCCAGATAGAGCACTCTCTCGACGACGCCCAGTACGTGGCCCTGCTCAAGCGCACCTGGGAGGCCGGCGCGTGGGAACCGGACGATCCGCGGGTCGCCGACCTCGCCACTGCCGTCACCGACCACCTGCTCGCCAACCCCGAGCTGCTGGCGATACCCAGCAGTCTCCAAGGCAGAACCGACACGGCGGTCCGGTTCGGATTGATCAACGATTACCAGGCGCGGATCGCGCCCGCCTGGAATCGACTGACGGCCCTCATCGAGGCCAACTTGCGCTCGGCCGACATCGACATCAGGGGCACACGACCTTGAACATTGCCGCCAAAACCCGGCCAAGCCCAGCCGGGCGCCACCGGCGGGACCACACCTCACCGAGGTTCCGGGCCAGTTGGTCGTCGGTGAGCAGTGATCGGGAATGCATCGCGCTGATCAGGGCAGGCCGGCGGGCAACGCCCCCGCACGCCGGATAATCACTACGCCGAAGCCGTCGCAGCGGCAGAGATCCCGACCATGTACCTGGAGTTCCGCGGATTAGTGCACGGCCTCAACGGCCTGGTCACCTCCTCCCCCACGGTCCATCAGGCGCTCTCGCGATGCACGCCAAGATCATTCGAAGGGGTGGCGGGCTACTCGCCGTGGCGGTGCCGCGGTTTCCCGCGATGTGATCCCAACACGTCTCGCCGCAGGCGTCGATCAACCACAGGAAGACTGACACAGCAGCGCTGCTACTTGTCCTCGTGCACCGAGACGAGGTACACGAACGGGTTGCCGTACGAGCCGCTTAGAAACGATCAGGGCGGGGTATCCATGGCGCAACACCCTTCTCGGCAAGGAGAATTATGCCCCCGAAACGTCAGCGCGAGCAGTCAGCACCGGCCAAAGACGAATCGAACGCGAGGACCGGCCGGTCGGGCGAGGGGCAGCGCGGGAACCACCTGACGACGGCTCAGGGCGTCCGGCTTCCAGACACCGACCACTCGCTGAAGGCGGGCCCGCGGGGGCCGTCGCTCATGGAGGACTTCCATCTTCGCGAGAAGATCACTCATTTCGATCATGAACGCATCCCGGAGCGCGTGGTCCACGCACGCGGCGCGGCGGCACACGGCACTTTTCGCGCCTATGGCAACGCGGCGTCGGTGACCAAGGCCGGTTTTCTGGAGAAGGGCCGGGAGACCCCCGTCTTCGTGCGGTTCTCGACGGTGCTGGGCTCGCGGGGATCGGCGGACACCGTCCGGGACGTCCGCGGATTCGCGGTGAAGTTCTACACGGCGGAGGGGAACTTCGACCTGGTCGGCAACAACATGCCGGTCTTCTTCATCCAGGACGGCATCAAGTTCCCCGACGTCATCCACGCGGGCAAACCGCACCCGGACCGGGAGATCCCCCAGGCACAGACCGCGCACGACACCTTCTGGGACTTTGTTTCCCTTCACACCGAGGCGACTCACCACGTCATGTGGGCCATGTCCGACCGCGGGATCCCTCGGTCCTATCGGACCATGGAGGGCTTCGGAGTGCACACCTTCCGGCTGGTCAACGCCGAAGGCGCGACCAGCTTGGTGAAGTTCCACTGGAAACCGGTGGCCGGTGTGCACTCACTGGTGTGGGAAGAGGCTCAGATCGCCGCCGGCGCCGATCCCGACTTCC is from Amycolatopsis lurida and encodes:
- a CDS encoding nuclear transport factor 2 family protein, whose protein sequence is MSDLGELVNDYLAIWNETDPAARRAKIDTVWAEECSYIDPMAEAHGRDQLDATIGAVQAQFPGFVFTLGEVLDIHHEQARFTWELGAEGAEAMVVGFDVAVFENGRIRDVYGFLDKIPTP
- a CDS encoding erythromycin esterase family protein, translated to MTTSRTDAPSRWIHQYAHPLVTFDPEGPLADLAPLRNMVRDANLVTLGASARDTYELSAVSQRIFRFLVEALEFRSLVLEGDDITSIALDEYVRTGIGDPRALLAGARSFWRTRELLDVVGWMRRHNEQNPADPVRIANVAGISRRVAPLPDNLGDIERLLADNTIRWHEHTGHKIVYWGGMAHMVNGRTRALSAETPEDVDRSAGSYLREHFGSDHRSVGLTFHHGSASYAVPAPPADFVDATLGSTDMDAYLLDLHAPSPDPVREWLNRPAKTRLVGPAYNPAEDAVRHLSGGSLAEWFDVIVHFQEVTPAHSLDV
- a CDS encoding alpha/beta fold hydrolase, which encodes MTEMNYGHQTNSPWTGMVPVEDTALAVTDTGGTGTPVIYLNGSYADQKHWRRVIADLGPGWRHITYDERARGRSRRSADYSFEACVRDVSAVLAARGVVRPVLVGWSYGAVVGVHWASRNPDRALGVVPADGAYPYDLFDGGRMTRDEVRRLFRRMRWAFPVARRLGLAARMSADQHAEVNIELNEVVAEIKAVLDDLTVPVRWVVASGGNLGGDAEEMAEQRANLGPVLARNPNIKVSATVSSNHSKLLSKDFRAIANAVREVAAVGRGSR
- a CDS encoding MerR family transcriptional regulator; translation: MTSGLTIGQAAAFAGVTVKTVRHYHRLGLIEEPLRDSLGYRRYGSTDVLRLVQVRTLAEAGVPLAEIDTMLGADPHQFATHLAEVKQQLTDRIQDLVARRDMVDRLAAGNRLLLPDRACALLDRAAHLGFPPDYLAQSRESLVLAKALVPWDFDDFLTQIEHSLDDAQYVALLKRTWEAGAWEPDDPRVADLATAVTDHLLANPELLAIPSSLQGRTDTAVRFGLINDYQARIAPAWNRLTALIEANLRSADIDIRGTRP